One window from the genome of Pedococcus badiiscoriae encodes:
- a CDS encoding glycosyltransferase 87 family protein, producing the protein MSSGPLPDGALAVAGGPLGRHASARARSWAATVVPLLVAAAATMALSVVERAHCIQKGWTGSDQFWHACFSDLPSLYQLGNLHHGLAAYLAGDGSSADHPVLTGAVMAWLGGLVPDGPFLDQTRWYFALWALLGTALAVAVVYLTAASRPLHSANAAQVALSPVLLLTAMLSPDLFGVALASAGIWAWARRRPTLAGALLGLAVATRTYPVLILLALVVLGLRTGRLHAVGRTLAAAAGAVGVVLLPFLIGNPGAIAVPYERWWDSQAGLGSLWMVPELVGHPLPTGATTLLTVVGLVVAVLMGALFALSTRRRPTVAEVALVLVALALVTGKTFPVQSSLWLVPLVALCGLRWRDHLVWASAEALHFVAVWLYVGGLSRPERGLPPGWYAVALIVRVAAVGYLVWRVWDTASQRAEAPDLDAADPSVSRGDELSEDQSDAVVDELAGDFTDAPDELLVRFA; encoded by the coding sequence GTGAGCTCCGGCCCGTTGCCCGATGGCGCGCTGGCGGTCGCCGGTGGGCCACTGGGCAGGCACGCCTCGGCGCGGGCGCGGTCGTGGGCAGCCACCGTCGTGCCGCTGCTCGTCGCCGCGGCCGCGACCATGGCGCTGTCGGTGGTGGAGCGCGCCCACTGCATCCAGAAGGGCTGGACGGGCTCCGACCAGTTCTGGCACGCCTGCTTCTCGGACCTGCCCTCGCTCTACCAGCTGGGAAACCTGCACCACGGGCTGGCCGCCTACCTCGCGGGTGACGGCTCCAGCGCCGACCACCCGGTCCTCACCGGAGCGGTGATGGCGTGGCTGGGAGGTCTCGTGCCCGACGGGCCGTTCCTCGACCAGACCCGCTGGTACTTCGCCCTGTGGGCCCTGCTCGGCACGGCCCTGGCGGTCGCCGTCGTCTACCTCACCGCCGCATCGCGTCCGCTGCACTCCGCGAACGCCGCGCAGGTCGCACTCAGCCCCGTGCTCCTGCTCACGGCGATGCTGTCGCCCGACCTGTTCGGGGTCGCGCTCGCCAGCGCCGGCATCTGGGCCTGGGCCCGGCGTCGCCCGACGCTGGCCGGTGCCCTGCTCGGACTCGCGGTCGCTACTCGCACCTACCCCGTCCTGATCCTGCTGGCGCTCGTGGTGCTGGGCCTGCGCACCGGCCGCCTCCACGCGGTCGGCCGGACGCTCGCAGCCGCGGCGGGCGCTGTCGGTGTGGTGCTGCTGCCGTTCCTCATCGGCAACCCCGGCGCCATCGCGGTGCCGTACGAGCGGTGGTGGGACAGCCAAGCGGGCCTGGGTTCCCTGTGGATGGTCCCCGAGCTGGTCGGTCATCCCCTGCCGACCGGAGCGACCACTCTGCTCACGGTGGTCGGGCTCGTCGTGGCGGTGCTGATGGGCGCGCTGTTCGCCTTGAGCACCCGACGTCGACCGACCGTGGCCGAGGTCGCCCTGGTCCTGGTCGCGCTCGCCCTGGTCACCGGCAAGACCTTCCCGGTCCAGTCCTCCCTGTGGCTGGTCCCGCTGGTGGCCCTGTGTGGGCTGCGCTGGCGGGATCACCTGGTGTGGGCGTCGGCGGAGGCGCTGCACTTCGTCGCCGTCTGGCTCTACGTCGGGGGTCTGTCCAGGCCCGAGCGCGGTCTTCCGCCCGGCTGGTATGCCGTGGCCCTCATCGTGCGGGTCGCGGCCGTGGGCTACCTCGTCTGGCGGGTCTGGGACACGGCGTCCCAGCGCGCCGAGGCCCCCGACCTCGACGCTGCCGACCCCTCGGTCTCGCGCGGTGACGAGCTGTCCGAGGATCAGTCCGACGCGGTGGTCGACGAGCTGGCCGGCGACTTCACCGACGCCCCGGACGAGCTGCTGGTGCGCTTCGCCTGA
- the rpsF gene encoding 30S ribosomal protein S6 — MRQYELMVILDPELDDRTVAPSLDKFLTVVTKDKGTVDNIDIWGRRRLAFEIKKKAEGIYAVVNFTAEPATAKELDRQLGLNESVMRTKLLRPGA; from the coding sequence ATGCGTCAGTACGAACTCATGGTCATCCTCGACCCCGAGCTCGACGACAGGACCGTCGCGCCCTCGCTCGACAAGTTCCTCACCGTCGTCACCAAGGACAAGGGCACCGTCGACAACATCGACATCTGGGGCCGCCGTCGCTTGGCGTTCGAGATCAAGAAGAAGGCCGAGGGCATCTACGCCGTCGTCAACTTCACCGCAGAGCCGGCCACGGCCAAGGAGCTGGACCGCCAGCTCGGCCTGAACGAGTCGGTCATGCGCACCAAGCTCCTGCGCCCCGGCGCCTGA
- a CDS encoding single-stranded DNA-binding protein, translating into MAGDTVITVIGNITGDPELRFTPSGAAVANFTVASTPRQFDRQSNEWKDGETLFMRCSVWRDAAENVAESLQRGTRVIVSGRLKSRSYETKEGEKRTVVEMEVDEVGPSLRYATAKVNRTQRGTGGGQGGFSGGQGGQQEDPWATGPSGGQQSAPAGSGQQSGGQQGGGWGGGAPSYDEPPF; encoded by the coding sequence ATGGCTGGCGACACCGTCATCACCGTCATCGGCAACATCACCGGCGACCCTGAGCTGCGCTTCACCCCCTCGGGTGCTGCCGTCGCGAACTTCACCGTGGCCTCCACGCCGCGGCAGTTCGACCGGCAGTCCAACGAGTGGAAGGACGGCGAGACGCTGTTCATGCGCTGCTCGGTGTGGCGTGACGCGGCGGAGAACGTCGCCGAGTCGCTCCAGCGGGGCACTCGCGTCATCGTCTCCGGCCGTCTGAAGTCTCGTTCGTACGAGACCAAGGAAGGCGAGAAGCGCACGGTCGTGGAGATGGAGGTCGACGAGGTCGGCCCCTCGCTCCGCTACGCGACCGCCAAGGTCAACCGCACCCAGCGCGGCACCGGCGGCGGCCAGGGTGGCTTCTCGGGTGGCCAGGGTGGCCAGCAGGAAGACCCCTGGGCGACCGGTCCCTCCGGTGGCCAGCAGTCGGCTCCGGCCGGCAGCGGCCAGCAGTCCGGTGGCCAGCAGGGTGGCGGGTGGGGCGGCGGCGCGCCGTCCTACGACGAGCCCCCCTTCTGA
- the rpsR gene encoding 30S ribosomal protein S18, whose translation MAKPVVRKPKKKANPLKAAKVENIDYKDTALLRKFISDRGKIRARRVTGVSVQEQRLIATAVKNAREMALLPYSSSSR comes from the coding sequence ATGGCCAAGCCCGTTGTGCGCAAGCCCAAGAAGAAGGCCAACCCGCTGAAGGCGGCGAAGGTCGAGAACATCGACTACAAGGACACTGCGCTGCTGCGCAAGTTCATCTCCGACCGTGGCAAGATCCGCGCGCGTCGTGTGACCGGTGTGTCCGTCCAGGAGCAGCGACTCATCGCCACCGCGGTCAAGAACGCCCGCGAGATGGCGCTGCTGCCCTACTCGAGCTCGTCCCGCTGA
- the rplI gene encoding 50S ribosomal protein L9, which yields MKVILTHEVSSLGTAGDVVDVKDGYARNFLFRRGLATAWTKGGQKQVDAIAKGREVRAINSLEEAKSIKGNLENKAVKVVAHAGDSGRLFGAISTADIAAAVKAAGGPELDKRKIEVLTPIKSVGNHEALIRLHPEVQAKVTLDVVAG from the coding sequence ATGAAGGTGATTCTGACCCACGAGGTCTCCAGCCTCGGCACCGCCGGTGACGTCGTCGACGTCAAGGACGGCTACGCCCGCAACTTCCTGTTCCGTCGTGGCCTGGCCACCGCGTGGACCAAGGGCGGGCAGAAGCAGGTCGACGCGATCGCCAAGGGCCGTGAGGTCCGCGCGATCAACTCCCTCGAGGAGGCCAAGTCGATCAAGGGCAACCTCGAGAACAAGGCCGTCAAGGTCGTGGCCCACGCGGGTGACTCCGGTCGCCTGTTCGGCGCCATCTCGACCGCCGACATCGCCGCTGCTGTCAAGGCGGCCGGTGGCCCCGAGCTCGACAAGCGCAAGATCGAGGTCCTGACCCCGATCAAGTCGGTCGGCAACCACGAGGCGCTCATCCGCCTGCACCCCGAGGTGCAGGCCAAGGTGACCCTCGACGTCGTCGCCGGCTGA